A single Candidatus Bathyanammoxibius amoris DNA region contains:
- the mqnE gene encoding aminofutalosine synthase MqnE — translation MGSLQDIYKKVVDGKRLSREDGLRLYESNDVLQVGRMADIMKERKNGDKTFYIVNRHINYSNICKNQCKFCAFSKEEGDEGSYAMTLDEVIEEAEGVVEQGATEIHIVGGLHPKLGFDYYLEMLGRLHERYPQVHLQALTAVEIAHLGERAGLSVKDTLVALKQAGLGSIPGGGAEVFSSRVRKELCPDKLEGEGWLGVMREAHRLGLKSNATMLYGHMESAGERIDHMLELRGLQDETGGFMSFIPLAFHSDNTPLEELPRTTAALDLKTLAIGRLMLDNFPHIKAFWIMLGVKLAQVSLSFGVDDMDGTVLVERITHSAGADTPEELSVGEIVKLIEESGHRPVERDTLYREVIRPDNKYDHRWHLAETRKEDCVEVH, via the coding sequence TTGGGAAGCCTGCAGGACATATACAAAAAGGTGGTTGACGGCAAGAGGTTGAGCCGGGAAGACGGACTCCGGCTCTATGAATCTAACGACGTCCTTCAGGTAGGCCGCATGGCCGACATCATGAAGGAGCGTAAGAACGGTGACAAGACCTTTTACATCGTAAACCGCCACATAAACTATTCCAACATATGTAAGAACCAGTGCAAGTTCTGCGCCTTCTCCAAGGAGGAGGGAGACGAAGGCAGCTACGCCATGACCCTGGACGAGGTAATAGAAGAGGCCGAGGGCGTGGTAGAGCAGGGGGCCACAGAGATACACATAGTGGGCGGGCTGCATCCGAAGCTCGGGTTTGATTACTACCTTGAGATGCTTGGCAGGCTGCACGAACGTTATCCTCAGGTACACCTCCAGGCCCTTACGGCGGTAGAGATAGCCCATCTGGGCGAGAGGGCGGGCCTTTCGGTAAAGGATACACTTGTCGCCTTGAAGCAGGCGGGCCTGGGGTCAATACCGGGCGGCGGGGCCGAGGTCTTTTCGTCGAGGGTGAGGAAGGAACTCTGTCCCGACAAGCTGGAGGGAGAGGGCTGGCTGGGCGTTATGCGCGAGGCGCACCGGCTCGGCCTGAAGAGTAACGCCACCATGCTGTACGGGCACATGGAATCGGCCGGGGAGAGGATAGACCACATGCTCGAACTGCGCGGGCTCCAGGATGAGACCGGCGGGTTTATGAGCTTCATCCCCCTTGCATTCCATTCCGACAACACCCCCCTCGAGGAACTTCCCCGCACCACCGCCGCACTGGACCTCAAGACCCTGGCCATCGGCAGATTGATGCTGGACAATTTTCCCCACATAAAGGCCTTCTGGATAATGCTGGGCGTAAAGCTCGCCCAGGTATCGCTGAGTTTCGGTGTGGATGACATGGACGGAACGGTGCTGGTGGAGAGAATAACCCACTCGGCGGGGGCGGACACGCCGGAAGAGTTGTCTGTAGGGGAGATTGTAAAGCTGATAGAAGAGTCAGGGCACAGACCGGTGGAAAGGGACACGCTTTACAGGGAAGTAATAAGGCCGGACAATAAATATGACCACAGATGGCATCTTGCAGAGACCCGGAAAGAGGACTGTGTCGAGGTTCATTAA
- a CDS encoding FAD-dependent oxidoreductase produces the protein MESFPTLFSPFRIGSMEVNNRIVLPAMETHLCDEDGFVTDEVISYYRERVKGGVGYVTVENTSVDPTGRINDGMLCIHDDKYVDGLGRLADEIHKIDGKIVIQLSHAGKEALKFFTGVDPVAPSPIPSPITRTMPRELSIEEIGEIVGKFADGAERVVRAGADGIELHMAHGYLVNQFFSPETNMREDGYGGNTENRSRFAREIVEAIRKRVPGDFPVICRISADEYTEKGLKLEESKAIAKTLETAGASALHVSACNSSSAVYNIPCYYLEEGCFIELAAGLKPVVSVPIITVGRILRPEMAEKALAENKADLVSMGRSLIADPHLPRKAREGRLDDIRPCISCNRCIESIIEGRLVCTTNPYIGREWEIERLPRPRPKRVLVVGGGPGGLSAATAAGERGHKVWLWEKDSDLGGRYRYAIMAPRKENMSKFLDYLIRRAKECTEEIQCGKEATANAIKEFSPDAVILACGARDEFPDIPGTTGNNLLDIKKAFDQADALGKNVAIVGGGPEGCELGDFLLTRGKKVTIIEMRRMLGIGLVAHPRFHVSERLKNGGASILLSSKVVEVGPGFLVINKRREGNQKLEGFDDIVMASIHKPNMELQEALNGSIKELYVVGDACEGRTALEAVAEGAEAALKL, from the coding sequence ATGGAGTCGTTCCCCACACTTTTTAGCCCCTTCCGCATAGGTTCCATGGAGGTAAATAACCGTATCGTATTACCGGCAATGGAGACCCATCTATGCGACGAAGACGGCTTTGTAACCGATGAGGTCATATCCTATTATCGCGAGAGGGTAAAGGGTGGCGTCGGGTATGTGACGGTGGAGAACACCTCAGTTGACCCAACCGGCAGGATAAACGACGGCATGCTGTGTATACACGATGACAAGTATGTTGACGGGCTGGGTCGTCTCGCAGATGAGATACATAAAATAGATGGAAAGATAGTCATTCAACTGAGCCATGCCGGCAAGGAGGCCCTTAAATTCTTCACAGGCGTTGACCCGGTCGCTCCGTCCCCTATCCCCAGTCCGATAACCAGGACAATGCCCAGGGAATTATCTATCGAAGAGATAGGGGAGATTGTCGGGAAATTCGCCGACGGGGCGGAAAGGGTCGTGCGCGCGGGCGCCGACGGCATTGAGCTGCACATGGCCCATGGTTATCTCGTTAACCAGTTCTTTTCTCCCGAGACCAACATGCGAGAGGACGGCTATGGCGGCAACACCGAAAACAGGTCGAGATTCGCCCGGGAGATCGTAGAGGCCATCAGAAAGAGGGTGCCCGGTGACTTCCCCGTCATCTGCAGGATTAGCGCCGACGAATATACCGAGAAGGGACTCAAGCTCGAAGAGAGCAAGGCAATCGCAAAAACACTTGAAACCGCCGGAGCAAGTGCCCTCCATGTATCGGCGTGCAACAGCTCATCCGCTGTCTATAACATCCCCTGCTACTACCTTGAAGAAGGCTGCTTCATAGAGCTGGCGGCGGGGCTAAAACCCGTCGTAAGCGTGCCGATAATCACCGTTGGGCGGATTCTAAGGCCGGAGATGGCGGAAAAGGCGCTAGCCGAGAACAAGGCAGACCTTGTCAGTATGGGCAGAAGCCTGATTGCAGACCCCCACTTACCCAGAAAGGCGAGGGAGGGGCGTCTCGACGACATAAGACCCTGCATCTCCTGTAACCGCTGCATCGAGAGTATCATAGAGGGAAGACTCGTATGCACCACAAATCCCTATATCGGCAGGGAATGGGAAATAGAACGCTTACCCCGGCCCAGACCGAAACGAGTCCTTGTAGTCGGCGGCGGTCCCGGCGGGCTCAGTGCCGCCACTGCCGCCGGAGAGCGCGGCCATAAGGTATGGCTGTGGGAAAAGGACTCAGACCTGGGAGGTAGATACAGGTACGCCATCATGGCCCCCAGGAAGGAGAACATGTCCAAGTTTCTGGACTACCTTATACGCCGCGCAAAGGAGTGTACCGAAGAGATACAGTGCGGCAAGGAGGCCACCGCCAACGCGATAAAAGAATTTTCGCCGGATGCCGTAATACTGGCCTGCGGGGCCAGGGACGAATTCCCGGATATTCCGGGCACGACCGGCAACAACCTGCTGGACATAAAGAAGGCCTTCGACCAGGCCGACGCATTGGGTAAGAACGTAGCCATAGTAGGGGGAGGCCCGGAAGGTTGTGAGTTGGGAGACTTTCTTTTGACCCGGGGCAAAAAGGTAACTATCATAGAAATGAGAAGGATGCTGGGTATCGGCCTTGTCGCCCATCCGCGTTTCCACGTCTCCGAAAGGCTGAAAAATGGCGGCGCCAGCATCCTTTTGAGCTCAAAGGTGGTAGAGGTAGGCCCCGGTTTCCTGGTAATTAATAAAAGACGCGAAGGCAATCAGAAACTGGAGGGATTTGACGACATCGTTATGGCAAGCATTCACAAGCCTAACATGGAACTTCAGGAGGCCTTAAACGGTAGTATAAAGGAACTGTACGTAGTCGGCGACGCCTGTGAGGGCCGTACAGCCCTTGAGGCAGTAGCAGAAGGAGCGGAAGCGGCCCTCAAACTCTAA